The window CCTCCCGGCCGGGAAACTGCTGGTCCAGAATATCGTCCTGCTCTTCCTGCCGATGGCCGCGGGAGCCCTGTTCCGCCGCTGGCGTCCGGATGCGGCCCGGCGGGTCCATGCGTCGCTGGGGCGCGTGGCCTTTCCCGCGCTGATGTTGCTGGCCGCGGTTTTCTTCGTGCAGTATGCCGGCACCATTCTGGAAAACCTCGGGACGCTGGGACTGGCCGCCGGGGCGCTGATCTTGTTGGCCATGAGCGCCGGATCGCTGCTGTCCCGGGTGTTCGGACTGCGGAGGGCGGCGCGGAGAACCGTCGTTATCGAGGTCGGGATGCAGAACGCCGCGCAGGCCATCGCCATCGCCGCCTCGCCGCTGATCTTCGACAGCGGGGAGATGGCCATCCCGGCCATCGTCTACGCCCTGCTGATGAACGTCATTCTGCTCGTCTATCTGAAATTGCTGCCGAAATATTCCGGCGAAACGGCGGCGGATTAGCTCCGATCGGCTATATTTGCCGTATGAAACTCCTGAAAATCGTGATGCTGTGTCTGTGCCTGCCGGCGGCGT of the Alistipes senegalensis JC50 genome contains:
- a CDS encoding bile acid:sodium symporter family protein, with protein sequence MFNPYSGAAMNTIWIVLPILIVLMFQLGIELDRQAFAGVFRRPAAVVAGLLGQLLALPLIAFGVALAFRLPPVWFMGLMLIACCPGGSSSNVFSMLAKGDVALSVTLTALSSVVTLFTIPVVMGFAARFVSVHADAAIDLPAGKLLVQNIVLLFLPMAAGALFRRWRPDAARRVHASLGRVAFPALMLLAAVFFVQYAGTILENLGTLGLAAGALILLAMSAGSLLSRVFGLRRAARRTVVIEVGMQNAAQAIAIAASPLIFDSGEMAIPAIVYALLMNVILLVYLKLLPKYSGETAAD